A window of the Henckelia pumila isolate YLH828 chromosome 3, ASM3356847v2, whole genome shotgun sequence genome harbors these coding sequences:
- the LOC140887666 gene encoding 3-ketoacyl-CoA synthase 5-like gives MPPVLPNFSASVKLKYVKLGYQYLVNHILTFLLIPIMLGISIEILRSSPQEMLTIANSLHFDFVQVLCSCFLILFAATVYFMSKPRSIYLVDYTCYKPPENCRVPFSTFMEHSRLILKDNPKSVDFQMRILERSGLGEETCLPPAIHYIPPTPTMAAARGEAEIVIFSAIDDLMKKTGIKPKNIDFLIVNCSLFSPTPSLSAMVVNKYKLRSNIKSYNLSGMGCSAGLISIDLARDLLQVHPNSYALVISTEIITPNYYKGSERAMLLPNCLFRMGSAAILLSNKRRESRRAKYKLVHVVRTHKGSDDKAYKCVFEQEDPQGKVGINLSKDLMVIAGEALKSNITTIGPLVLPASEQLLFLFTLIGRKIFNPKWKPYIPDFKQAFEHFCIHAGGRAVIDELQKNLQLSAEHVEASRMTLHRFGNTSSSSLWYEISYIEAKGRMKKGDRVWQIAFGSGFKCNSAVWKCNRTIKAPADGPWDDCIDRYPVQIPEIVKI, from the coding sequence ATGCCGCCGGTTCTGCCAAATTTCTCCGCCTCCGTCAAGCTCAAATACGTGAAACTGGGCTACCAATATCTCGTAAACCACATTCTCACCTTCTTGCTGATCCCAATCATGCTCGGGATCTCCATCGAAATCCTCCGTTCAAGCCCACAAGAAATGCTGACCATTGCGAATTCGCTGCATTTCGATTTCGTCCAAGTTCTCTGTTCTTGTTTCTTGATCCTTTTCGCGGCCACCGTCTACTTCATGTCGAAGCCGAGATCGATTTACTTAGTAGATTACACTTGTTACAAACCTCCCGAGAATTGCAGAGTTCCTTTCTCTACTTTCATGGAGCATTCCAGGCTGATTCTGAAAGATAACCCGAAGAGCGTGGATTTCCAGATGAGAATTCTTGAAAGATCGGGACTTGGTGAAGAAACCTGTTTGCCTCCCGCCATTCATTACATCCCTCCAACTCCCACCATGGCAGCTGCAAGAGGAGAAGCTGAAATAGTGATTTTCTCCGCTATTGACGATCTGATGAAGAAAACAGGTATTAAACCGAAAAACATCGACTTTCTTATCGTAAACTGCAGCTTGTTTTCTCCCACACCATCCCTTTCCGCCATGGTCGTTAACAAGTACAAATTAAGAAGCAACATCAAGAGTTACAATCTCTCCGGCATGGGCTGCAGCGCCGGATTGATTTCAATCGACTTAGCTAGAGATTTACTCCAAGTTCATCCCAATTCATACGCTTTAGTAATAAGCACAGAAATCATCACCCCGAATTACTACAAAGGTTCCGAAAGAGCCATGCTCCTCCCCAACTGCCTCTTCCGAATGGGCTCCGCCGCCATTCTCCTCTCCAACAAACGCCGCGAAAGCCGACGCGCCAAGTACAAGCTCGTCCACGTGGTGCGTACCCACAAAGGCTCCGACGACAAAGCCTACAAATGCGTGTTCGAGCAAGAGGATCCGCAAGGGAAAGTGGGCATAAATCTCTCCAAAGATTTGATGGTCATCGCCGGAGAAGCCCTGAAATCGAACATCACCACCATAGGCCCGCTGGTTCTCCCCGCTTCGGAGCAGCTCCTCTTCCTTTTCACGCTCATCGGCCGGAAAATATTCAACCCCAAGTGGAAACCATACATCCCAGACTTCAAACAAGCGTTCGAACACTTCTGCATACACGCCGGCGGGCGTGCGGTGATCGACGAGCTGCAGAAGAACCTCCAGCTGTCGGCGGAGCACGTGGAAGCTTCGAGAATGACCCTCCACCGGTTCGGAAACACGTCTTCTTCTTCACTTTGGTATGAAATCAGCTACATTGAAGCTAAAGGGAGGATGAAGAAAGGTGACAGGGTGTGGCAGATTGCCTTCGGGAGCGGATTCAAGTGTAACAGTGCTGTTTGGAAGTGTAACCGCACCATCAAGGCTCCGGCCGACGGCCCGTGGGACGATTGCATTGATAGGTATCCAGTGCAAATCCCAGAAATCGTCAAGATCTGA